A region of Deinococcus rubellus DNA encodes the following proteins:
- a CDS encoding DUF427 domain-containing protein, whose protein sequence is MKAIWNNQVIAESDNTVVVEGNHYFPRSSVKSEYLTSSQTHSVCPWKGTASYYTLTVGGKNNPDAAWYYPQPKDAAREITDHLAFWKGVEVKA, encoded by the coding sequence ATGAAAGCCATCTGGAACAATCAGGTCATTGCCGAGAGTGACAATACGGTGGTCGTGGAAGGCAACCATTACTTTCCACGCAGCAGCGTCAAGAGCGAGTACTTGACCAGCAGCCAGACGCATTCGGTGTGCCCCTGGAAAGGCACGGCCAGCTACTACACCCTGACAGTGGGCGGCAAGAACAACCCCGACGCCGCCTGGTACTACCCGCAGCCCAAGGACGCCGCCAGGGAGATCACCGATCATCTGGCGTTTTGGAAAGGTGTGGAAGTCAAAGCCTGA
- the hisF gene encoding imidazole glycerol phosphate synthase subunit HisF produces the protein MLAKRIIPCLDVQNGRVVKNVRFFEDHRDAGDPLVLAQRYEAQQADELVFYDITASHEGRQLMLDVAARVAEQVMMPLTVGGGVSTLGDFRQLLLAGADKISVNSAAVRTPQLIREASDHHGAQCVMLSIDAKRRPDHSGWNVFVGGGRVDTGLDLLRWAEEGQRLGAGEICLNVMDADGTRAGFDLAATRAVAQIVDLPVIASGGAGSLEDFRDVLLGGVAGGQADAALAASVFHFGELSVPQVKAYLHAQGIAVRPEWHDPALQGGGAA, from the coding sequence ATGCTTGCCAAACGCATCATTCCCTGCCTGGATGTTCAGAATGGCCGGGTGGTCAAGAACGTCCGGTTTTTCGAGGACCACCGCGACGCGGGCGACCCCCTGGTGCTGGCCCAGCGCTACGAGGCCCAGCAGGCCGACGAACTGGTCTTCTACGACATCACCGCCAGCCATGAGGGCCGCCAGCTGATGCTGGACGTGGCTGCCCGCGTGGCCGAGCAGGTCATGATGCCGCTGACGGTGGGCGGCGGGGTCAGCACCCTGGGCGACTTCCGGCAGTTGCTGCTGGCCGGGGCCGACAAGATCAGCGTCAACAGCGCTGCTGTCCGCACGCCGCAGCTGATCCGCGAGGCCAGCGACCACCACGGCGCGCAGTGCGTGATGCTCAGCATCGATGCCAAGCGCCGCCCAGACCATTCCGGCTGGAATGTCTTCGTGGGCGGCGGGCGCGTCGATACTGGCCTCGACCTGCTGCGCTGGGCCGAGGAAGGGCAGCGACTGGGTGCGGGCGAGATCTGTCTGAACGTGATGGACGCCGACGGCACCCGCGCGGGCTTCGATCTGGCCGCGACCCGCGCGGTGGCGCAGATCGTAGACCTGCCGGTGATCGCCTCGGGCGGGGCGGGAAGCCTCGAAGACTTCCGCGACGTGCTGCTGGGCGGCGTGGCGGGCGGGCAGGCCGACGCCGCGCTGGCGGCCAGCGTGTTTCACTTCGGCGAACTGAGCGTGCCGCAGGTCAAGGCTTATTTGCATGCCCAGGGCATCGCGGTGCGCCCCGAATGGCATGACCCCGCGTTGCAGGGCGGGGGAGCAGCATGA
- a CDS encoding ribose-phosphate diphosphokinase: MPINRGPLMVFSGQSNRPLAQAICDNLGIPLGHSKTEKFTNENIIVHFEDSLREGDVFIVQSFSNPVSDSILELFLMLDAAKSASAGRVTAVIPYYSYARSDKKDAPRISIAGRLMADLLQEAGADRVLTMTLHSPQVHGFFKVPVDHLSADVVISEHLKSRVPNAHEGVVLAPDAGSIKRASAIARRLDSGLAFIDKQRVSDTAVDPRALIGDVAGKTVFIVDDEIATAGSLVEAVNFSKNMGAKEVYVAVSHGVYSGPAIERIAGLDAVEVASTNTVYVSEDKIARANGKLALLNVAPLFANAISNIHTGESVSTLFE, from the coding sequence ATGCCAATTAACCGTGGGCCTTTGATGGTCTTTTCCGGTCAGAGTAACCGCCCTCTCGCGCAGGCCATCTGCGACAACCTGGGCATTCCGCTGGGCCACTCCAAGACCGAGAAATTCACCAACGAGAACATCATCGTTCATTTCGAGGATTCGCTGCGCGAGGGCGACGTGTTTATCGTGCAGAGCTTCTCAAACCCGGTCAGCGACTCGATTCTGGAACTCTTCTTGATGCTCGACGCCGCCAAGAGCGCCTCTGCCGGGCGCGTCACCGCCGTGATTCCGTATTACAGCTACGCTCGCAGCGACAAGAAGGACGCGCCGCGCATCAGCATCGCCGGGCGGCTGATGGCTGACCTCTTGCAGGAAGCCGGAGCGGACCGGGTGCTGACCATGACCCTGCACTCGCCGCAGGTTCACGGCTTTTTCAAGGTGCCGGTGGACCACCTCTCGGCGGACGTGGTGATCAGCGAGCACCTCAAGTCGCGGGTGCCCAATGCCCACGAGGGCGTGGTGCTGGCTCCCGACGCGGGCAGCATCAAGCGGGCCTCGGCGATTGCCCGCCGCCTGGACTCGGGCCTGGCCTTCATCGACAAGCAGCGCGTCTCCGACACCGCCGTCGATCCGCGCGCCCTGATCGGCGACGTGGCGGGCAAGACGGTCTTTATCGTGGACGACGAAATCGCCACCGCTGGCTCACTGGTGGAGGCCGTCAATTTCTCCAAGAACATGGGCGCGAAAGAAGTCTACGTGGCCGTTTCGCACGGCGTTTACAGCGGCCCGGCCATCGAGCGCATCGCGGGCCTGGACGCGGTGGAGGTCGCCAGCACCAACACCGTCTACGTCTCGGAGGACAAGATCGCGCGGGCGAACGGTAAGCTGGCCCTGCTGAACGTGGCCCCGCTGTTCGCCAACGCCATCAGCAACATCCACACCGGCGAGAGCGTCAGCACGCTGTTCGAGTAA
- a CDS encoding TerD family protein — MVSLNQSLSLEKGERVSLHKEDGAPELRRVSMGLGWDAASGRSIDLDAGCLLFDRQFKHLETVFFMHLSSSDQSVKHSGDNLTGEGEGDDEVIEVDLTGVPQRAAHLVFVVNSFSGHKFSDVKQACAACSSADRGRNSPASTSADSRPPPTC, encoded by the coding sequence GTGGTCAGCCTCAACCAGTCACTGAGCCTAGAGAAAGGCGAGCGGGTTTCGCTGCACAAGGAGGACGGCGCACCCGAACTCCGCCGCGTCAGCATGGGCCTCGGCTGGGACGCGGCCAGCGGCAGGAGCATCGATCTGGACGCGGGCTGCCTGCTGTTCGACAGGCAGTTCAAGCACCTGGAAACCGTCTTTTTCATGCACCTGAGCAGCAGCGATCAATCGGTCAAGCACTCCGGCGACAACCTGACCGGCGAGGGCGAGGGCGACGACGAGGTGATCGAGGTTGACCTGACGGGTGTGCCGCAGAGGGCCGCCCACCTGGTCTTCGTGGTCAATTCGTTTTCGGGCCACAAGTTCAGCGACGTGAAGCAGGCCTGTGCCGCCTGTTCGTCAGCGGATCGGGGCAGGAACTCGCCCGCTTCGACCTCAGCGGATTCGAGGCCACCACCAACATGCTGA
- a CDS encoding outer membrane protein assembly factor BamB family protein, whose amino-acid sequence MLLTRFAPRVLLFSSLLIAAAALPAAQAAAPTLSWSRNVKALGALSVADNGDVLLIGSDAKLHRFDSTGKELWAFALGDIGRAAPVITMQDVTLAVAYDDTVYAIDPKGQKLWSVRLDGDLYASPTLRSDGSIIVASSGGTVYALNAQGGQLWKYKVGAPVFSSPVITPDGSVVFGTQGNQVVALTADGQLSWRFRTGGTVFSSPALDAAGNLYFGSGDKKIYSLTPGGELRWSRATASFVNASPIITSQNLVVVGSYDGNVYALSTEGKDAWVYPAGAAVAAPVAELAGGTLLVGDMGGNLHAIGPNGQALWTLKVGERMDTSVNASPAGTLYFATASGQLSAVSGLAPLADGPWTYYRSIASGAGRRLSETEAARLTVLKRPAALKALAVAAQQAVVAQAPAGQSPAGQSPAVKPPVAQSPAAQQPVAQSPVQAPTPPVTAPVKPSTPVAVKPPPAPDPDALAQAAGARAIADHGQIVVPLPEVLGALGASVMVQTPRSVTVQRGKDTSTLPLHWLGSGPQRGAWLALADLERLKVGGVAGVNRYVAGVYSLQLGNQAALSFKLDLPGLLPIRPVREFPNVIEQPGQ is encoded by the coding sequence TTGTTGCTGACCCGTTTTGCACCCCGCGTGCTGCTGTTCTCATCGCTGCTGATCGCTGCCGCCGCGCTGCCTGCCGCCCAGGCCGCCGCGCCGACCCTGAGCTGGTCCAGAAATGTCAAGGCCCTCGGTGCGCTGAGCGTGGCCGACAACGGCGACGTGCTTCTGATCGGCTCGGACGCCAAGCTGCACCGCTTTGACAGCACTGGCAAGGAGTTGTGGGCCTTCGCGCTCGGCGACATTGGCCGTGCTGCGCCGGTCATCACGATGCAGGACGTGACGCTGGCAGTGGCCTACGACGACACCGTCTATGCCATTGACCCGAAAGGCCAGAAGCTCTGGAGCGTGCGCCTCGACGGTGACCTCTACGCCTCGCCCACCCTGCGTAGTGACGGCAGCATCATTGTGGCCAGCAGCGGCGGCACGGTGTATGCCCTGAACGCCCAGGGTGGCCAGCTCTGGAAGTACAAGGTCGGCGCGCCGGTCTTCAGTTCGCCGGTCATCACCCCGGACGGCAGCGTCGTGTTCGGTACCCAGGGCAACCAGGTCGTGGCCCTGACAGCAGACGGTCAGTTGAGCTGGCGCTTCCGTACCGGCGGCACGGTGTTCAGCAGCCCTGCGCTGGACGCGGCGGGTAACCTGTATTTCGGCTCTGGCGACAAGAAAATCTATAGCCTGACCCCCGGTGGCGAGCTGAGGTGGTCGCGGGCCACCGCCTCGTTCGTGAATGCCAGCCCGATCATCACCTCGCAGAACCTGGTGGTGGTGGGCAGCTACGACGGTAACGTCTATGCCCTGAGCACCGAGGGCAAGGACGCCTGGGTGTATCCGGCGGGCGCGGCGGTGGCGGCCCCGGTCGCCGAACTCGCAGGCGGCACGCTGCTGGTGGGCGATATGGGCGGCAACCTCCACGCCATCGGCCCGAATGGTCAGGCGCTGTGGACCCTCAAGGTGGGCGAGCGGATGGACACCAGCGTGAATGCCAGCCCAGCCGGAACGCTGTACTTTGCCACCGCCAGTGGCCAGCTCAGCGCGGTATCGGGCCTCGCGCCGCTGGCTGACGGCCCCTGGACCTACTACCGCAGTATTGCCTCGGGCGCGGGCCGCCGCCTCAGCGAGACGGAGGCCGCCCGCCTGACGGTCCTCAAGCGCCCCGCCGCCCTGAAAGCGCTGGCGGTGGCCGCTCAGCAGGCGGTGGTGGCCCAGGCACCCGCTGGACAATCCCCTGCTGGACAGTCCCCTGCGGTCAAGCCGCCCGTTGCACAGTCCCCAGCCGCTCAACAACCAGTCGCCCAGTCGCCTGTCCAAGCGCCGACCCCGCCCGTGACTGCTCCAGTCAAACCGTCCACACCCGTCGCCGTCAAGCCGCCGCCCGCTCCCGATCCCGACGCGCTGGCCCAGGCAGCGGGTGCGCGGGCCATAGCCGATCACGGCCAGATCGTTGTGCCGCTGCCGGAAGTGCTGGGCGCACTGGGGGCCAGCGTCATGGTGCAGACGCCGCGCAGTGTCACGGTGCAGCGGGGCAAGGACACCAGTACCCTGCCGCTGCACTGGCTGGGCAGCGGCCCCCAGCGCGGTGCCTGGCTGGCCCTGGCCGATCTGGAGCGCCTCAAGGTCGGGGGCGTGGCGGGCGTCAACCGGTACGTCGCTGGGGTCTACAGCCTGCAACTCGGCAACCAGGCGGCGCTCAGCTTCAAGCTCGATCTGCCGGGGCTGCTGCCGATCCGGCCCGTCAGGGAGTTCCCCAACGTGATCGAGCAGCCCGGTCAGTGA
- a CDS encoding response regulator: MQGRGRILLVDDNPNDLELALIAFEKAGRSPEVTVARSGQEAMRLLGQVTSEQLPDVVLLDLNMPHMDGLAVLEAIREQPHLAGLPVVILSTSREERDIRACYARGASAYVVKPVEFEQFLSTLSATSEFWTRLNEHPRREGKRSIERSGGQ, translated from the coding sequence ATGCAGGGGCGTGGACGAATTTTACTGGTGGACGACAATCCAAATGATCTGGAACTGGCCCTGATCGCCTTCGAGAAGGCCGGGCGCTCGCCGGAGGTGACGGTGGCCCGTAGCGGTCAGGAAGCCATGCGGCTCCTGGGGCAGGTCACCAGCGAGCAGTTGCCGGACGTGGTGCTGCTCGACCTCAACATGCCGCATATGGACGGCCTGGCAGTGCTGGAAGCCATCCGCGAGCAGCCGCATCTGGCCGGACTGCCGGTGGTGATTCTCTCGACCAGCCGTGAGGAGCGCGACATCCGCGCCTGCTATGCGCGCGGCGCGAGCGCCTACGTGGTCAAGCCCGTCGAATTCGAGCAGTTCCTGAGTACCCTCAGTGCCACCTCCGAGTTCTGGACGCGTCTCAACGAGCACCCGCGCCGCGAGGGCAAGCGCAGTATCGAAAGGTCCGGCGGACAATAA
- the pgm gene encoding phosphoglucomutase (alpha-D-glucose-1,6-bisphosphate-dependent) has translation MAISELAGKLAPEAILTNIPLLLTRYYEVAPDMSDPAQQVSFGTSGHRGSSLDGSFTQAHIFAISQAVAEYRASAGIHGPLFIGADTHALSEPALASALRVLVANGVDVRRSQGGAYTPTPLISRAILDYNRGEEHHIGQADGIVITPSHNPPQDGGFKYNPPSGGPADTDITRGVQNRANELLREGNKSVKKVSYVEALQQAAEFDFITPYVEGLPGIVDLDAIREAGVDIGVDPLGGSSLPVWEAIQERWNLKLTIVNRKVDPMFAFMTVDKDGKIRMDCSSPYAMASLLALKDDFDVAIGNDPDADRHGIVTPDGLMNPNHYLAVAISYLFAHRPHWPTSAGVGKTLVSSSLIDKVAQDLGRKLVEVPVGFKYFVEGLLTGTLGFGGEESAGASFLKMDGSPWSTDKDGVIMGLLAAEITAKTGKTPSQHFADLSQKFGVSAYSRADAPASAAAKKVLSNLSPEQVTAKTLAGDPITAKLTRAPGNDEPIGGLKVTTDFAWFAARPSGTEDIYKIYAESWKGEAHLQEVMREAEQVVNAALGAGQ, from the coding sequence ATGGCGATTTCTGAACTGGCGGGCAAGCTGGCCCCCGAGGCAATCCTGACCAACATCCCGCTGCTGCTGACCCGCTACTACGAGGTCGCGCCCGACATGAGCGACCCGGCCCAGCAGGTCAGTTTCGGCACCAGCGGCCACCGGGGCAGTAGTCTCGACGGCTCGTTTACCCAGGCGCATATCTTTGCCATCTCGCAGGCGGTGGCCGAGTACCGCGCCTCAGCGGGCATTCACGGACCGCTGTTTATCGGGGCCGATACCCACGCCCTCAGCGAACCGGCGCTGGCCTCGGCGCTGCGGGTGCTGGTGGCCAACGGCGTGGACGTGCGCCGCAGCCAGGGCGGGGCCTACACGCCCACGCCGCTGATCAGCCGCGCCATTCTGGACTACAACCGGGGCGAGGAGCACCACATCGGCCAGGCCGACGGCATCGTCATCACGCCCAGCCACAACCCCCCGCAGGACGGCGGCTTCAAGTACAACCCCCCCAGCGGCGGCCCCGCCGACACCGACATCACCAGAGGGGTGCAGAACCGTGCCAACGAACTGCTGCGGGAAGGAAATAAAAGCGTCAAGAAAGTCAGCTACGTCGAAGCCTTGCAGCAGGCTGCTGAGTTCGACTTCATCACGCCTTACGTGGAGGGTCTGCCCGGCATCGTCGATCTGGACGCCATCCGGGAAGCGGGCGTCGACATCGGCGTCGATCCGCTGGGCGGCAGCAGTTTGCCGGTCTGGGAAGCCATTCAGGAAAGATGGAACCTCAAGCTGACCATCGTGAACCGCAAGGTGGACCCGATGTTCGCCTTCATGACCGTCGACAAGGACGGCAAGATCAGGATGGACTGCTCCAGCCCCTACGCGATGGCGAGCTTGCTGGCCCTCAAGGATGATTTCGACGTGGCCATCGGCAACGACCCCGACGCGGACCGGCACGGCATCGTGACCCCAGACGGCCTGATGAACCCCAACCACTACCTGGCCGTCGCCATCAGCTACCTGTTCGCCCACCGCCCCCACTGGCCGACCTCTGCGGGCGTGGGCAAGACGCTGGTCAGCAGCAGCCTGATCGACAAGGTGGCGCAGGATCTGGGACGCAAACTGGTGGAAGTCCCGGTGGGCTTCAAGTACTTCGTGGAGGGTCTGCTGACCGGCACGCTGGGCTTCGGCGGCGAAGAATCGGCGGGCGCGAGCTTTCTGAAAATGGACGGCAGTCCCTGGAGCACCGATAAGGACGGCGTGATCATGGGCCTGCTGGCCGCCGAGATCACGGCGAAAACCGGCAAGACGCCCAGCCAGCACTTCGCCGACCTGAGCCAGAAGTTCGGCGTCAGCGCCTACAGCCGCGCCGACGCTCCGGCCAGCGCAGCGGCCAAGAAGGTCCTCTCCAACCTCAGTCCCGAGCAGGTCACGGCGAAGACGCTGGCGGGCGACCCGATCACCGCCAAGCTGACCCGCGCGCCCGGCAACGACGAGCCGATCGGCGGCCTGAAGGTGACGACGGACTTCGCCTGGTTCGCGGCCCGGCCCAGCGGTACCGAGGACATCTACAAAATCTACGCCGAGAGCTGGAAGGGCGAGGCACACCTTCAGGAAGTCATGCGCGAGGCCGAGCAGGTGGTCAACGCCGCGCTGGGAGCCGGGCAGTGA
- the hisIE gene encoding bifunctional phosphoribosyl-AMP cyclohydrolase/phosphoribosyl-ATP diphosphatase HisIE: MTETLNLDAVKFGSDGLVPVVVQDAQTGAVLMQAYADRAALEHALATRQGTYFSRSRGEQWIKGLTSGHLQHIESVSLDCDGDSVLYRVQQTGPACHTGEYSCFHRPLLTETQTAVSEENGLDGTLERVYATIRERLTTLPEQSYVARLHAGGLDRVLKKISEEAGEVLLAAKNGDRAELATETADLLFHTLFALAEVGVTPGDVARVLQAREGRTGLKGPKEIG, translated from the coding sequence ATGACCGAAACATTGAACCTGGACGCCGTGAAGTTCGGTTCCGATGGGCTGGTGCCGGTGGTGGTGCAAGACGCCCAGACCGGCGCAGTGCTGATGCAGGCGTATGCCGACCGGGCAGCCCTTGAACACGCGCTGGCCACCCGGCAGGGCACCTACTTCTCGCGCTCACGCGGCGAGCAGTGGATCAAGGGGCTGACCAGTGGCCACCTCCAGCACATCGAGAGCGTGTCCCTCGACTGTGACGGTGACAGCGTGCTCTACCGGGTGCAGCAGACGGGCCCGGCCTGCCATACCGGCGAGTACAGCTGCTTTCACCGGCCCCTGCTGACAGAAACGCAGACCGCCGTTTCAGAGGAAAATGGTCTGGACGGCACGCTGGAGCGGGTCTACGCCACCATCCGCGAGCGGCTCACGACCCTGCCGGAGCAGAGCTACGTGGCGCGGCTGCACGCGGGCGGCCTGGACCGGGTGCTCAAGAAGATCAGCGAGGAGGCCGGGGAAGTGCTGCTGGCCGCCAAGAACGGAGACCGGGCCGAACTCGCCACCGAGACCGCCGATCTGCTGTTTCATACCCTGTTCGCGCTGGCCGAGGTCGGTGTGACGCCCGGCGACGTGGCCCGCGTGTTGCAGGCGCGCGAGGGCCGCACCGGGTTGAAGGGACCCAAGGAGATCGGCTGA
- the dnaJ gene encoding molecular chaperone DnaJ, translating into MDYYELLEVTRSASGDEIKSSYRKLALKFHPDRNKEEGAAHQFARINEAYAVLSDADKRAHYDRFGSAPSASGMPGGDPFGGAGFDPMDIFEQLFGGAVGGRGGRRGPARGDDIETEITVTLEQARVGAEVPVQVDRLSECEHCHGQKSEPGGKPPKTCPTCKGAGQVQAQARTIFGNIMTQQPCPTCRGEGQLIEEPCKVCRGRGRTLKSEVVKVALPKGIDEGYRIRVAGMGHEGPGGAGDLYVHIEMAKHSDLQREAEHLIFPAKISFPRAALGGQITVPTLDGPQTVDVKPGTQHGELHRLRGQGMPRLQGSGTGDLVVVYEVVVPKTIAPEAREALAAYARATGEEVPEQHGFFDKIGKIFRGD; encoded by the coding sequence GTGGATTATTACGAACTGCTGGAGGTTACGCGCAGCGCCAGCGGCGATGAGATCAAGAGTTCCTACCGCAAGCTGGCCCTGAAGTTTCACCCGGACCGCAACAAGGAAGAGGGTGCGGCCCACCAGTTTGCCAGGATCAACGAGGCCTACGCGGTACTGAGTGACGCCGACAAGCGCGCCCACTATGACCGCTTCGGCAGCGCGCCGAGTGCCTCGGGGATGCCCGGCGGCGATCCGTTCGGCGGCGCGGGCTTCGACCCGATGGACATCTTCGAGCAGCTCTTCGGCGGTGCGGTGGGCGGGCGCGGTGGCCGCCGGGGTCCGGCACGCGGCGACGACATCGAAACCGAGATCACCGTCACGCTGGAGCAGGCCCGCGTCGGCGCGGAGGTGCCGGTACAGGTCGACCGCCTCAGCGAGTGCGAGCACTGCCACGGCCAGAAGTCCGAACCCGGCGGCAAGCCGCCCAAGACCTGCCCCACCTGCAAGGGGGCCGGGCAGGTGCAGGCCCAGGCACGCACCATTTTCGGCAATATCATGACCCAGCAGCCCTGCCCCACCTGCCGGGGCGAGGGACAGCTCATCGAGGAACCCTGCAAGGTCTGCCGGGGACGCGGGCGCACCCTCAAGTCCGAAGTGGTGAAGGTGGCCTTGCCCAAGGGCATCGACGAGGGCTACCGCATCCGGGTGGCGGGCATGGGCCACGAGGGACCGGGCGGCGCAGGCGACCTCTACGTGCATATCGAGATGGCCAAGCACAGTGACCTCCAGCGCGAGGCCGAGCATCTGATCTTCCCAGCCAAGATCAGCTTTCCCAGGGCGGCGCTGGGCGGCCAGATCACGGTGCCGACTTTAGACGGCCCGCAGACGGTGGACGTCAAGCCCGGCACCCAGCACGGCGAACTCCACCGCCTGCGCGGCCAGGGCATGCCGAGGCTCCAGGGCAGCGGCACGGGCGATCTGGTGGTTGTCTACGAGGTGGTGGTGCCCAAGACCATCGCGCCCGAGGCCCGTGAGGCGCTGGCTGCCTATGCCCGCGCCACCGGTGAGGAAGTGCCGGAGCAGCACGGCTTCTTCGACAAGATCGGCAAGATCTTCCGGGGCGACTGA
- a CDS encoding TerD family protein, giving the protein MQHDLPGLDLSLFALDGERQMATDESIVFHNNPALPGSGVTGRFSQYEAQFSIDLAWLGNVERLMSTASHDEWPLKRAGRLRAEVAGLAFEPLSALQSEKAAMLLEFYRYRGEWRVAAVGQGFAGGLAELIALFGSEVAQPPHLRPHLPLPVPSPYPPPQRPPVSVLPTSVWSKWSASTSH; this is encoded by the coding sequence GTGCAACACGACCTGCCGGGCCTCGATCTGAGCCTCTTCGCGCTGGACGGCGAGCGCCAGATGGCCACAGACGAGAGCATCGTCTTCCATAACAACCCGGCCCTGCCCGGCAGCGGGGTCACAGGCCGCTTCAGCCAGTACGAGGCGCAGTTCAGCATTGACCTGGCCTGGCTCGGCAACGTCGAGCGCCTGATGTCGACGGCCAGCCACGACGAGTGGCCGCTCAAGCGGGCGGGGCGGCTGCGGGCCGAGGTCGCGGGCCTGGCTTTCGAGCCGCTCTCCGCTCTCCAGAGCGAGAAGGCCGCCATGCTGCTGGAGTTCTACCGCTACCGGGGCGAGTGGCGCGTCGCCGCCGTCGGGCAGGGGTTTGCAGGCGGGCTGGCCGAGCTGATCGCCCTGTTCGGCAGCGAGGTGGCCCAGCCCCCACATCTGCGCCCACACCTGCCACTGCCCGTTCCATCGCCATACCCACCCCCGCAGCGCCCACCAGTCTCAGTCCTGCCAACATCAGTCTGGTCAAAGTGGTCAGCCTCAACCAGTCACTGA
- a CDS encoding type III pantothenate kinase: MLSVLQTARFPLLAIDIGNTSTVLGLADETLRLVRTWRVRTNRELLPDDLALQLSGLFGLGAQLGPGDQRWPRSAVLSSVAPPVGENYLLALRHHFGIEPFEVSTANLPDVTVELDQPGSLGADRLCNLFGAERYLGTSEYAVVVDFGTSTNFDVIGRGRRFVGGVLATGAQVSADALFARAAKLPRINLQAPASAIGKNTVHALQSGLVFGYAEMVDGLLRRIRAELPSPAVTVATGGFARTVEGICTEINHYDDTLTLRGLVELWASR, translated from the coding sequence ATGCTCTCTGTGCTTCAGACCGCCCGCTTTCCGCTGCTGGCCATCGACATCGGCAACACCAGCACGGTGCTGGGTCTGGCCGACGAGACCCTGAGACTGGTCCGGACCTGGCGGGTGCGGACCAACCGTGAACTGCTCCCCGACGATCTGGCCTTGCAACTGAGCGGGCTGTTTGGTCTGGGTGCCCAGCTTGGGCCGGGTGACCAGCGCTGGCCGCGCAGCGCGGTGCTGAGCAGCGTGGCCCCGCCGGTGGGTGAGAACTATCTGCTGGCGCTGCGCCACCACTTCGGTATTGAGCCGTTCGAGGTCAGCACCGCCAACCTGCCGGACGTGACTGTGGAACTCGACCAGCCGGGCAGTCTGGGCGCGGACCGGCTGTGTAACCTCTTCGGGGCCGAGCGCTACCTCGGCACGAGCGAATACGCCGTGGTCGTGGATTTCGGCACCAGCACCAATTTTGACGTGATCGGGCGCGGTCGGCGCTTTGTCGGTGGGGTGCTGGCGACAGGCGCTCAGGTGTCGGCGGACGCGCTGTTTGCCCGCGCTGCCAAGTTGCCGCGCATCAATCTGCAAGCGCCTGCGAGCGCCATCGGCAAGAACACGGTCCACGCCCTGCAATCGGGCCTGGTGTTCGGTTACGCCGAGATGGTGGACGGCCTGCTGCGCCGCATCCGCGCCGAGTTACCGTCTCCTGCCGTGACAGTGGCCACCGGCGGCTTTGCCCGCACTGTCGAGGGGATCTGCACCGAGATCAATCACTACGACGACACCCTGACCCTACGCGGGCTGGTGGAACTGTGGGCCAGCCGCTGA